In Gemmobacter fulvus, a single window of DNA contains:
- a CDS encoding GntR family transcriptional regulator — translation MADDRDLPPSLAEQVAMRLRDQVISGVLTPGQRLSEAKLATDLDISRNTLREVFRLLTREGLLKHEPNRGVFVAVPSMASILDIYRVRRLIEVPALAQAWPRHAAVVRMRAAVDRAEAMLPAQDWRAIGSANMEFHAAIVALTDSPRLIAFFAHIIAELRLAFGLLDSPELLHSPYISMNAQILARLEAGDAPAAATMLDDYLSKSERAVMAAFARLG, via the coding sequence ATGGCCGATGACCGCGATCTGCCCCCGAGCCTTGCCGAACAGGTGGCGATGCGGCTGCGGGATCAGGTCATCAGCGGGGTGCTGACCCCCGGCCAGCGGCTGTCCGAGGCAAAGCTGGCGACCGATCTGGATATTTCGCGCAACACGCTGCGCGAGGTGTTCCGCCTGCTGACCCGCGAAGGCCTGCTGAAACACGAACCCAACCGGGGCGTGTTCGTGGCGGTGCCCTCGATGGCCTCGATCCTTGATATCTACCGCGTGCGGCGGCTGATCGAAGTGCCCGCCCTTGCGCAGGCCTGGCCCCGCCATGCCGCCGTCGTCCGGATGCGCGCGGCGGTGGACCGGGCCGAGGCAATGCTTCCGGCGCAGGACTGGCGGGCCATCGGCAGCGCGAATATGGAGTTTCACGCCGCCATCGTCGCCCTGACCGACAGCCCGCGCCTGATTGCGTTTTTTGCCCATATCATTGCCGAACTGCGGCTGGCCTTTGGCCTGCTCGACAGCCCGGAACTGCTGCACAGCCCGTATATCAGCATGAATGCGCAGATTCTGGCGCGGCTGGAAGCGGGCGATGCCCCTGCTGCTGCCACAATGCTGGATGATTATCTGAGCAAATCCGAACGGGCGGTGATGGCGGCCTTTGCCCGTCTGGGTTAG
- a CDS encoding LysR family transcriptional regulator, which produces MDFKWLEDFLSLAETHSFSRAAELRGVTQSAFSRRIRALEDWLGAELLNRESYPITLTPEGKLFRETAEEAVRMIHARRAEFRQHARGGGPVVSLVALHSLTVTFLPGWLTRLRGAIGPVASRVKPENFDQCITALTEGGYDFFLTYHHPRVRFPLEPEAYPHLVIGQDSLAAVARPGWPEDWVQDGMPLLQYSRGSFLGTLAGIAQAQPGAPKVYVAHTNEASMAEAMKSMAVEGHGVVWLPRSLIALDIAAGRLEVVAPELPMEIRLYRNATRARTLTARVWQAAERLAEGYAQSE; this is translated from the coding sequence GTGGATTTCAAATGGCTTGAAGATTTCCTGAGCCTGGCCGAAACGCACAGCTTTTCGCGCGCGGCGGAATTGCGCGGCGTGACGCAATCAGCATTCAGCCGCCGGATTCGTGCGCTGGAAGATTGGTTGGGGGCAGAGCTGCTCAACCGCGAAAGCTATCCGATCACGCTGACGCCCGAAGGCAAGCTGTTCCGCGAAACGGCCGAAGAGGCGGTGCGCATGATCCATGCACGCCGCGCCGAGTTTCGCCAACATGCGCGGGGCGGCGGGCCGGTGGTGTCACTTGTGGCGCTGCACAGCCTGACGGTGACCTTTCTGCCCGGCTGGCTGACGCGGCTGCGCGGCGCCATCGGCCCGGTGGCGAGCCGGGTGAAACCCGAAAACTTCGATCAATGTATCACCGCGCTGACCGAGGGCGGTTATGACTTTTTCCTGACCTACCATCATCCGCGCGTGCGCTTTCCGCTGGAGCCGGAGGCCTATCCGCATCTGGTGATCGGGCAGGACAGCCTTGCCGCCGTTGCCCGCCCCGGCTGGCCCGAAGATTGGGTGCAGGACGGAATGCCCTTGCTGCAATATTCGCGCGGCTCGTTCCTTGGCACGCTGGCCGGGATCGCACAGGCGCAACCCGGCGCGCCGAAGGTCTATGTGGCGCATACGAATGAAGCGTCGATGGCCGAGGCGATGAAGTCGATGGCGGTGGAGGGGCATGGCGTGGTCTGGCTGCCGCGCAGCCTCATCGCGCTCGACATCGCCGCCGGGCGGCTGGAGGTGGTTGCGCCCGAACTGCCGATGGAGATCCGGCTCTATCGCAATGCCACCCGTGCGCGCACCCTGACGGCGCGGGTCTGGCAGGCGGCTGAGCGGTTGGCCGAAGGTTATGCACAATCGGAATAA
- the aspA gene encoding aspartate ammonia-lyase, translating into MTKTRSEHDLLGDRNVPAKAYWGVHTLRAVENFPISGQTIGQVPDLVVALACIKQAAALANADLGLLKPARRDAIVAACEEIRAGKLHDQFVVDQIQGGAGTSTNMNANEVIANRALEIMGYHKGEYAHLHPNEHVNQSQSTNDVYPTALKLAAWFGIHRLILAMGTLRGAFAEKAVEFADVLKMGRTQLQEAVPMTLGQEFNAFAIMLGEDELRLAEAAQLILEINLGATAIGTGITAHPDYAARVCARLAEVTGVPVVTAADLVEATQDCGAFVQVSGVLKRVAVKLSKTCNDLRLLSSGPRAGFAEINLPARQAGSSIMPGKVNPVIPEVVNQVAFEVIGNDVTISFAAEAGQLQLNAFEPIIAYSLFRSVSHLTAACNTLEDHCIRGITANREKLRLSVETSIGIVTALNPYIGYANATEVALEAHHTGRGVYELVLEKGLLPKARLDAILRPEELTRPQKIVA; encoded by the coding sequence ATGACCAAAACCCGCAGCGAACATGATCTTCTGGGCGACCGTAACGTGCCTGCCAAGGCCTATTGGGGCGTGCATACGCTGCGCGCAGTCGAGAACTTCCCGATCTCGGGGCAGACCATCGGGCAGGTTCCCGATCTGGTGGTGGCGCTGGCCTGCATCAAACAGGCGGCGGCGCTGGCCAATGCCGATCTGGGCCTGCTGAAACCGGCCCGCCGTGACGCCATTGTGGCCGCCTGCGAGGAAATCCGCGCAGGCAAGCTGCATGATCAATTCGTGGTCGATCAGATTCAGGGCGGGGCGGGCACTTCGACCAACATGAACGCCAACGAGGTGATCGCAAACCGCGCGCTAGAAATCATGGGCTATCACAAGGGTGAATATGCCCATCTGCACCCGAACGAGCATGTGAACCAAAGCCAAAGCACCAATGATGTCTATCCCACCGCGCTGAAACTGGCGGCATGGTTCGGCATTCACCGGCTGATCCTCGCCATGGGCACCCTGCGCGGGGCCTTTGCCGAAAAGGCGGTGGAATTTGCCGATGTGCTGAAAATGGGCCGCACGCAGTTGCAGGAAGCGGTGCCGATGACGCTGGGGCAGGAATTCAACGCCTTTGCCATCATGCTGGGCGAAGATGAATTGCGGCTGGCCGAGGCGGCGCAGCTGATTCTTGAAATCAACCTTGGCGCCACCGCCATCGGCACCGGCATCACCGCGCATCCCGATTATGCCGCACGGGTCTGTGCCCGTCTGGCCGAAGTGACCGGCGTGCCGGTGGTGACTGCCGCCGATCTGGTGGAGGCGACGCAGGATTGCGGGGCTTTCGTGCAGGTTTCGGGCGTGTTGAAGCGGGTCGCGGTGAAACTGTCGAAAACCTGCAACGATCTGCGGCTGCTGTCCTCTGGCCCCCGCGCCGGCTTTGCCGAGATCAACCTGCCCGCGCGGCAGGCCGGCAGTTCGATCATGCCGGGCAAGGTCAACCCGGTGATCCCCGAGGTGGTCAATCAGGTGGCGTTCGAGGTGATCGGCAATGATGTGACCATCAGCTTTGCCGCCGAAGCCGGGCAATTGCAGCTGAACGCGTTCGAGCCGATCATCGCCTACAGCCTGTTCCGGTCCGTCTCGCATCTGACGGCGGCCTGCAACACGCTGGAGGATCACTGCATCCGCGGCATCACCGCCAACCGCGAAAAGCTGCGGCTGAGTGTGGAAACCTCGATCGGCATTGTCACGGCGCTGAACCCCTATATCGGTTATGCCAATGCCACCGAAGTGGCGCTTGAGGCGCATCACACCGGGCGCGGTGTCTATGAGCTGGTGCTGGAAAAGGGCCTGCTGCCGAAGGCGCGGCTGGATGCGATCCTGCGCCCGGAAGAGCTGACCCGGCCGCAGAAGATCGTCGCCTGA
- a CDS encoding ABC transporter permease: MSYRDPMIPRAPLPDRLILALSLAGFVAFWWWLALLRADPRILPAPAEVLAVVWAEAISGRLWQHMAATLARVAVAFTLAMALGSVMGVALGRMPRLNRWLDPWVTIFLNLPALVVIVLCYLWIGLNEVAAIAAVTLNKTAMVLVTLREGARTLSPDLADMARVFRLSPMARLRHILLPQLAPYLTASARTGLAIIWKIVLVVEFLGRSSGVGFQIHLKFQLFDIAGVLAYALSFVAVMLALDYLVIQPLERRATQWRQG; encoded by the coding sequence ATGTCATATCGTGATCCGATGATACCCCGCGCCCCATTGCCCGACCGCCTGATCCTCGCCCTGTCGCTGGCGGGGTTTGTGGCATTCTGGTGGTGGCTGGCCTTGTTGCGCGCGGATCCGCGCATCCTGCCCGCCCCGGCCGAGGTTCTGGCGGTGGTCTGGGCCGAAGCCATATCGGGGCGGCTCTGGCAGCACATGGCCGCCACGCTGGCGCGGGTGGCAGTGGCCTTCACGCTGGCGATGGCTCTGGGCAGTGTGATGGGCGTGGCGCTGGGGCGGATGCCGCGGCTGAACCGCTGGCTTGACCCCTGGGTCACGATCTTTCTGAACCTGCCTGCCCTGGTGGTGATCGTGCTGTGTTACCTGTGGATCGGGCTGAACGAGGTGGCGGCGATTGCCGCTGTCACCCTGAACAAGACCGCGATGGTGCTGGTGACGCTGCGCGAAGGCGCGCGCACGCTGTCACCCGATCTGGCCGATATGGCGCGGGTGTTCCGCCTGTCACCCATGGCCCGGTTGCGCCATATCCTGCTGCCGCAACTCGCCCCTTACCTGACCGCAAGTGCCCGAACCGGGCTGGCGATCATCTGGAAAATCGTGCTGGTGGTCGAGTTTCTGGGCCGGTCCTCGGGCGTGGGCTTCCAGATCCATCTGAAATTCCAGCTGTTCGATATTGCCGGAGTGCTGGCTTATGCGCTCAGCTTTGTCGCGGTGATGCTGGCGCTCGACTATCTGGTGATTCAGCCGCTGGAACGGCGGGCAACGCAGTGGCGGCAGGGCTGA
- a CDS encoding 4Fe-4S binding protein has product MRHILVLLFWLVQALTVSAETLTRAEIEPFIIPPYALGEPVNDKGVWSLRNSGGAEAGYVFETAPMAPLPGFSGAPINMLVMLDLDGRFLDVRLIAHNEPIFVSGLGEAPFRKFMEQYRGQSINTPMVVGTPYGDGGAGSGLVYLEGVAKATASVRIAHESILAATLQVAREKMQGIQSAPPAHPDPAHDEPLDWQALVDQGIARNLRVSNAELDQAFAGTVWADDDAEAQADPDGVYLDLWLVDIGPPSIARAVLDDEAFADLQRFMAVSSFDEPFLLIDAGRHGLVSADFVRNTAPDLLGAEQDGLPIALRDADMIFGTRPDVPEGTAMILRTDRRLGFDPARDWLLQVKAVREHGMFQPEVGSATFTLTHATPERFYARAGVVEVLPPWREAIRNRQTDLMVLAIALPALLLLLGPGMDRLAAARHFTAIRLAILAIVTGFVGWWGQGQLSIVTPLAVLRTAWEGGSFAYLLYDPVSLLIWAATILGFVLWGRGLFCGWLCPFGALQEFAHHLGRLLRLPQWDPPPLWDARLKGLKYLLLAGLVLTVFVAPDQVDTVVEVEPFKTAITTFFLRDWVFVAYAAGWLLLGMVTFKGFCRYVCPLGALMAIGGLLRGRDWIARRKECGSPCQLCRVRCKYGAIKPSGQISYSECFQCLDCVTIHNDAAQCVPLILAAKGRPMRAAAK; this is encoded by the coding sequence ATGCGTCATATTCTGGTCCTTCTGTTCTGGCTGGTGCAAGCCCTTACCGTTTCGGCGGAGACTTTGACACGCGCCGAGATCGAGCCGTTCATCATCCCGCCCTATGCGCTTGGCGAGCCGGTGAATGACAAGGGCGTGTGGAGCCTGCGCAACTCGGGCGGTGCCGAGGCGGGTTATGTGTTTGAAACCGCGCCGATGGCGCCGCTGCCCGGCTTTTCCGGCGCCCCGATCAACATGCTGGTGATGCTGGATCTGGATGGCCGGTTTCTGGATGTGCGGCTGATCGCGCATAACGAACCGATCTTCGTGTCGGGCCTTGGGGAAGCGCCGTTCCGCAAGTTCATGGAACAGTATCGCGGCCAATCAATCAACACTCCGATGGTGGTGGGCACGCCGTATGGCGATGGCGGGGCAGGCTCGGGTCTGGTGTATCTGGAAGGCGTGGCCAAGGCCACCGCCTCGGTACGCATCGCCCATGAATCGATCCTTGCCGCCACGCTGCAAGTGGCGCGCGAGAAAATGCAGGGGATTCAAAGCGCGCCGCCCGCCCATCCCGACCCGGCACATGACGAGCCGCTGGACTGGCAGGCGCTGGTGGATCAGGGCATTGCCCGCAATCTGCGGGTAAGCAATGCCGAGTTGGATCAGGCCTTTGCGGGCACGGTCTGGGCCGATGACGACGCCGAGGCGCAGGCCGATCCTGACGGCGTGTATCTCGACCTCTGGCTGGTTGACATCGGCCCGCCCAGCATCGCCCGCGCCGTGCTCGATGACGAGGCCTTTGCCGATCTGCAACGGTTCATGGCGGTGTCCAGCTTTGATGAGCCGTTCCTGCTGATCGACGCCGGGCGGCATGGTCTGGTGAGTGCCGATTTCGTGCGCAATACCGCGCCCGATCTGCTGGGGGCGGAACAGGACGGGCTGCCAATCGCCCTGCGCGATGCCGACATGATCTTTGGCACCCGCCCCGATGTGCCCGAAGGCACGGCGATGATCCTGCGCACCGACCGGCGGTTGGGGTTTGATCCGGCACGCGACTGGCTGTTGCAGGTGAAGGCGGTGCGCGAACATGGCATGTTCCAGCCCGAGGTCGGCTCTGCCACCTTCACACTGACCCATGCCACGCCGGAGCGCTTTTATGCCCGCGCCGGGGTGGTCGAGGTGTTGCCGCCATGGCGCGAGGCGATCCGCAACCGCCAGACCGATCTGATGGTTCTGGCCATCGCGCTGCCAGCCCTGCTGCTGTTGCTTGGCCCCGGCATGGACAGGCTGGCGGCGGCGCGACATTTCACGGCGATCAGGCTGGCCATCCTCGCCATTGTCACCGGATTTGTCGGCTGGTGGGGGCAGGGGCAATTGTCGATCGTGACCCCGCTGGCCGTTCTGCGCACGGCATGGGAGGGCGGTAGCTTCGCCTATCTGCTGTATGATCCGGTTTCGCTGCTGATCTGGGCCGCCACGATTCTGGGGTTTGTTCTGTGGGGGCGCGGATTGTTCTGCGGTTGGCTGTGCCCGTTCGGGGCCTTGCAGGAATTCGCGCATCATCTGGGACGGCTGCTGCGCCTGCCGCAATGGGATCCGCCGCCGCTGTGGGATGCCCGGCTGAAGGGGTTGAAATATCTGCTGCTGGCCGGGCTGGTGCTGACGGTGTTCGTCGCGCCGGATCAGGTGGATACGGTGGTGGAGGTGGAGCCGTTCAAGACTGCCATCACCACGTTTTTCCTGCGCGACTGGGTTTTTGTGGCCTATGCGGCGGGTTGGCTGCTGCTTGGCATGGTCACGTTCAAGGGGTTCTGCCGTTACGTCTGCCCCTTGGGTGCGCTGATGGCGATTGGCGGTCTGCTGCGCGGGCGCGACTGGATTGCCCGGCGGAAGGAATGTGGATCCCCCTGCCAGTTGTGCCGGGTCCGCTGCAAATACGGGGCGATCAAACCCTCGGGGCAGATCAGCTATTCCGAATGTTTCCAATGCCTTGATTGTGTGACCATCCATAATGACGCGGCGCAATGCGTGCCGTTGATCCTTGCCGCGAAAGGCCGCCCGATGCGTGCAGCAGCGAAATGA
- a CDS encoding FAD:protein FMN transferase, producing MRRRRFLQIVAASLAVPGTARAELVWQGVALGADAELRLTGDRRRAEAALAGLPALLARVEAWCSLYRPSELTRLNTEGRVIPSPGFADLVAMADDLHRLTDGLFDPTVQPLWQALATGGDVAVARAGIGWGRVRLGAEIRLDPGQALTFNGLAQGHATDLVRDHLAAHGFTSALVNIGEYAALGGPFRLGIADPVAGMLAESVLTQGALAVSSPQAMQIGGQGHILHPQGQPPRWSTVAVEADSAALADGLSTALVFADRAQIAALKSRLPALRRVTLIDGAGDLQRV from the coding sequence ATGAGGCGGCGGCGCTTTTTGCAGATCGTGGCGGCGAGTCTCGCCGTGCCCGGCACCGCGCGGGCCGAACTGGTCTGGCAAGGTGTCGCGCTTGGCGCGGATGCCGAACTGCGGTTAACGGGTGACAGACGCAGGGCCGAGGCGGCGCTGGCCGGTCTGCCCGCGCTGTTGGCACGCGTGGAGGCGTGGTGCAGCCTGTATCGCCCGTCAGAGCTGACCCGGCTGAATACCGAGGGGCGGGTGATCCCGTCGCCCGGTTTTGCGGATCTCGTCGCGATGGCCGATGATCTGCACCGGCTGACCGATGGGCTGTTCGACCCCACGGTGCAGCCGCTGTGGCAGGCGCTGGCGACGGGCGGGGATGTGGCGGTTGCGCGGGCTGGGATCGGTTGGGGCCGTGTGCGGCTGGGTGCCGAGATCCGTCTGGACCCCGGTCAGGCGCTGACCTTCAACGGGCTGGCCCAGGGCCATGCGACGGATCTGGTGCGCGACCATCTGGCGGCGCATGGTTTCACCTCGGCGCTGGTGAATATCGGGGAATATGCGGCACTTGGCGGGCCGTTCCGGCTGGGCATCGCCGATCCCGTGGCCGGGATGCTGGCGGAAAGCGTGCTGACGCAGGGGGCGCTGGCCGTTTCGTCGCCGCAGGCGATGCAGATCGGCGGGCAGGGGCATATTCTGCATCCGCAGGGCCAGCCGCCGCGCTGGTCCACCGTTGCGGTCGAGGCAGACAGCGCTGCACTGGCCGATGGCCTGTCGACCGCGCTGGTCTTTGCCGACCGGGCGCAGATTGCTGCGCTGAAATCGCGCCTGCCCGCGCTGCGGCGGGTGACGCTGATCGACGGCGCGGGCGATTTGCAGCGGGTCTAG
- a CDS encoding transporter substrate-binding domain-containing protein, which produces MRRRALVTGLAAGVLTLAAAPVLARCEGVVPGHRPQNTAREYVGQTLDEIVERGFLTIAVYEDFPPYSWLDGDQPKGVDIELGRILAESLGVEPRFTFVQAGENLQTDLMSYVWRGTVLAEPVMNVMLRVPYNSAFTCLVEQVVFTGQYAKEEIAIAYRTEAYPDAVPSAEARHEGAPVPAFFRFDTVAVENDSIADFYLTAFPGGQIGPNIRRFPSMAKGMAALAAAEVMAAMGPRAQLQHGAGPGVAVHQPPLPGFALGSWTVGIAVHHSHRDLAYALDDAVVAALADGRMAQAYASYGLSFTPPER; this is translated from the coding sequence ATGCGCAGACGCGCCCTTGTCACGGGGCTTGCGGCGGGGGTTCTGACCCTCGCCGCCGCACCCGTTCTTGCCCGCTGCGAAGGGGTGGTGCCGGGCCATCGCCCACAGAACACCGCGCGGGAATATGTCGGTCAGACGCTGGACGAGATTGTGGAACGCGGCTTTCTGACCATCGCGGTCTACGAGGATTTCCCCCCCTACAGCTGGCTGGACGGCGATCAGCCCAAAGGGGTGGATATTGAACTGGGCCGGATTCTGGCCGAAAGCCTGGGGGTGGAGCCGCGCTTTACCTTCGTGCAGGCGGGCGAGAATCTGCAGACCGATCTGATGTCCTATGTCTGGCGCGGCACGGTTCTGGCAGAGCCGGTGATGAATGTGATGCTGCGCGTGCCCTATAACAGCGCGTTCACCTGTCTGGTCGAACAGGTGGTGTTCACCGGGCAATATGCGAAGGAAGAAATCGCCATCGCCTATCGGACCGAAGCCTATCCCGATGCCGTGCCCTCGGCCGAGGCCCGGCACGAAGGCGCGCCGGTGCCTGCGTTTTTCCGGTTTGATACCGTGGCGGTGGAAAACGATTCGATTGCCGATTTCTATCTGACGGCCTTTCCGGGCGGGCAGATCGGCCCGAACATCCGCCGCTTTCCCAGCATGGCAAAAGGCATGGCCGCGCTTGCCGCCGCCGAGGTGATGGCCGCGATGGGGCCGCGCGCGCAGTTGCAGCATGGCGCGGGGCCGGGTGTCGCGGTGCATCAGCCGCCGCTGCCGGGGTTTGCGCTTGGCAGTTGGACTGTGGGCATCGCCGTGCATCACAGCCACCGCGATCTGGCCTATGCGCTGGATGATGCCGTGGTGGCGGCGCTGGCCGATGGGCGAATGGCGCAGGCCTATGCCAGCTATGGCCTCAGCTTCACGCCGCCAGAGCGATAG
- the pedF gene encoding cytochrome c-550 PedF — protein MTQHFRGLAATLALAGLATMAYAHGDVAPQPVNTDALPEVGEEWLIENPYRAEKAGDEVWWTAVTIGDSAYNQNCARCHGLGVVSGGLAPDLRFLEAAEYGDEWYVERFRHGYTQDGTTKMPAFGDVLGQKAAWAIRTYIETRPEDGALDAHTARLTAIHDALADGSGDQTALKAELTTIALEVKTASGAPVADSAANRAALALDGTPEGAKHAVDALTIGLSATH, from the coding sequence ATGACACAACATTTCCGCGGCCTTGCCGCCACATTGGCCCTCGCGGGGCTTGCGACGATGGCCTATGCGCATGGCGATGTGGCCCCGCAACCGGTGAACACCGATGCCCTGCCCGAAGTGGGGGAAGAATGGCTGATCGAAAACCCCTACCGGGCCGAAAAGGCCGGGGACGAGGTGTGGTGGACCGCCGTGACCATCGGCGACAGTGCCTATAACCAGAACTGCGCACGTTGCCACGGCCTGGGCGTGGTGTCGGGCGGGCTGGCCCCCGATCTGCGCTTTCTGGAAGCGGCGGAATATGGCGACGAATGGTATGTCGAACGCTTCCGCCATGGTTATACGCAGGATGGCACCACCAAGATGCCGGCCTTTGGCGATGTGCTGGGCCAGAAGGCGGCATGGGCGATCCGCACCTATATCGAAACCCGGCCCGAGGACGGCGCGCTGGATGCCCATACCGCACGTCTGACGGCCATCCATGATGCGCTGGCCGATGGCAGCGGCGATCAGACCGCGCTCAAGGCAGAGCTGACCACGATTGCGCTGGAGGTCAAGACCGCCTCGGGTGCGCCCGTTGCCGACAGCGCGGCGAACCGCGCGGCGCTGGCACTGGACGGCACGCCGGAAGGCGCGAAACATGCGGTTGACGCCCTGACCATCGGGCTGTCGGCGACCCATTGA
- a CDS encoding ABC transporter substrate-binding protein — MRHNSFFRACAAAATAFFAVPAAGQGTALEVPILYLRQEVDLPPVLSNLDPVPEDLGLAGAEVALKDNQTTGGFLGHDYRLEVVSVAPGEDLASAARMALAGAGFVLVEGSAADVLTVADLPEAQGKLLFNVASGDAALRSDQCRANLLHTLPEDAARTDALMQVLQAKQWRNLALIVGPKPGDAAFAEALRTSARKFGLTIFGEKTWSFDTDLRRAATAELPPFTQDLPDHDVLLLADESDDFGRYVEHNTWLPRPIAGSEGLEGFGWTPVLEQWGAVQLQNRFRDHAERGMQSRDYAAWSAIRAVGEAVTRTGSADPAALRAYMLSDTFQLDGFKGRALTFRHWNGQMRQPIAVANGRALVTLAPVEGFLHQRNETDSLGMDEPESTCTAFGG; from the coding sequence ATGCGACACAACTCTTTTTTCCGCGCCTGTGCGGCGGCGGCCACGGCATTTTTTGCTGTTCCGGCGGCAGGGCAGGGCACAGCGCTGGAGGTGCCGATCCTCTATCTGCGGCAAGAGGTGGATCTGCCGCCAGTCCTGTCGAATCTTGATCCGGTGCCCGAGGATCTGGGGCTGGCCGGGGCCGAAGTCGCCCTGAAGGACAATCAGACCACCGGCGGCTTTCTGGGGCATGACTACCGGCTGGAGGTGGTGTCGGTCGCCCCGGGGGAGGATCTGGCGTCCGCGGCGCGCATGGCGCTGGCCGGGGCGGGCTTCGTGCTGGTCGAAGGCTCTGCCGCCGATGTGCTCACCGTGGCCGATCTGCCCGAAGCGCAGGGCAAGCTGCTGTTCAACGTGGCCTCTGGTGACGCGGCGTTGCGGTCGGATCAGTGCCGCGCCAATCTGCTGCACACCCTGCCCGAAGACGCCGCGCGCACCGATGCGCTGATGCAGGTGTTGCAGGCCAAGCAGTGGCGCAATCTGGCGCTGATCGTCGGCCCCAAGCCCGGCGATGCCGCCTTTGCCGAGGCGCTGCGCACATCGGCGCGCAAATTCGGCCTGACCATCTTCGGTGAAAAGACCTGGAGCTTTGACACCGATCTGCGCCGCGCCGCCACCGCCGAATTGCCGCCCTTCACGCAGGATCTGCCTGACCATGACGTGCTGCTGCTGGCCGATGAATCCGATGATTTCGGTCGATATGTAGAGCATAACACCTGGCTGCCGCGCCCGATTGCCGGGTCGGAAGGGCTGGAGGGGTTCGGCTGGACCCCGGTGTTGGAACAATGGGGGGCGGTGCAATTGCAGAACCGCTTCCGCGACCACGCGGAACGCGGGATGCAAAGCCGCGATTACGCCGCCTGGTCGGCCATCCGCGCGGTTGGCGAGGCCGTCACCCGCACCGGCAGCGCCGATCCGGCCGCGCTGCGCGCCTATATGCTGTCCGATACGTTCCAACTGGATGGCTTCAAGGGTCGCGCGCTGACCTTCCGCCACTGGAACGGCCAGATGCGCCAGCCGATTGCCGTGGCCAATGGCCGGGCGCTGGTCACACTCGCCCCGGTCGAGGGGTTTTTGCACCAACGCAATGAAACAGACAGCCTCGGGATGGACGAACCCGAGAGCACATGCACCGCCTTCGGAGGATAA
- a CDS encoding YVTN family beta-propeller repeat protein, protein MTRTLAVLLLSVALPVQAGEIWVTNEKDDTVSVIDVDTLEVTRTYETGERPRGITFSKDFSRVYICASDSDTVQVMDPATGEILHELPSGEDPEQFVLAPDDRHLYIANEDDAVTTVVDTETRSVVAQINVGIEPEGMAVSPDGKIAITTSETTNMAHWIDTATQSLFANTLVDSRPRHAEFTADGAQLWVSSEIGGTITVFTTADQAEVGKVRFEITGVSADLVQPVGFKFSPDGKKVFVALGPANHVAVVDATTLAVEKYILVGRRVWHMAFSPDNSKLFTTNGVSGDVTVIDVASEEAVKSIKVGRFPWGAAMRPTKG, encoded by the coding sequence ATGACCCGCACCCTTGCCGTCCTGCTGCTGAGTGTCGCCCTGCCGGTTCAGGCCGGTGAAATCTGGGTCACCAATGAAAAGGACGATACGGTCAGCGTGATCGACGTGGATACGCTGGAGGTGACGCGCACCTATGAAACCGGCGAACGCCCGCGCGGCATCACCTTTTCCAAGGATTTCAGCCGCGTTTATATCTGCGCCTCGGACAGCGACACCGTGCAGGTGATGGATCCCGCCACGGGCGAGATTCTGCACGAACTGCCCTCGGGCGAGGACCCCGAACAATTCGTTCTGGCCCCCGATGACCGCCATCTCTACATCGCCAACGAAGATGACGCAGTGACGACCGTGGTGGATACCGAAACCCGCAGCGTTGTCGCGCAGATCAATGTGGGGATCGAACCCGAAGGCATGGCCGTCTCGCCCGATGGCAAGATTGCCATCACCACATCGGAAACGACCAATATGGCGCATTGGATCGACACGGCGACGCAATCGCTGTTTGCCAATACGCTGGTGGACAGCCGCCCGCGCCATGCCGAATTCACCGCCGACGGGGCGCAGCTCTGGGTCAGCTCGGAAATCGGCGGCACCATCACCGTGTTCACCACCGCCGATCAGGCCGAGGTGGGCAAGGTGCGGTTTGAAATCACCGGGGTCAGTGCCGATCTGGTGCAGCCGGTCGGCTTCAAGTTCAGCCCGGATGGCAAGAAGGTCTTTGTCGCGCTTGGCCCGGCCAATCATGTGGCCGTGGTCGATGCCACCACCCTTGCGGTCGAAAAATACATCCTTGTCGGGCGGCGTGTCTGGCACATGGCGTTTTCGCCCGACAATTCCAAACTGTTCACCACCAACGGCGTTTCGGGGGATGTGACAGTGATCGACGTGGCATCGGAAGAGGCCGTGAAATCCATCAAGGTCGGCCGCTTCCCCTGGGGTGCGGCCATGCGCCCGACCAAGGGCTGA